A DNA window from Amphiprion ocellaris isolate individual 3 ecotype Okinawa chromosome 8, ASM2253959v1, whole genome shotgun sequence contains the following coding sequences:
- the bhlhe23 gene encoding class E basic helix-loop-helix protein 23 produces the protein MNASEENLLKSISNDALLDLTQRYGQSAFGFGAGHGAGSPGRFPLTPATDFLSGQTAKSNESGGEHTSDDEDGFDSLDSRKRGSSFGDDKPGGPLAKKSKEQRSLRLSINARERRRMHDLNDALDGLRAVIPYAHSPSVRKLSKIATLLLAKNYILMQAQALEEMRRLVAYLNQGQTITSPIPTALAPFGQAAVYPFSGSALATCAEKCTTYSGAPSSLFKHCNDKP, from the coding sequence atgaacgCCAGCGAAGAGAACCTGCTCAAGTCCATCAGCAATGACGCGCTCCTCGACCTGACGCAGCGCTACGGCCAGTCAGCCTTCGGGTTTGGCGCTGGCCATGGTGCTGGAAGTCCCGGCCGGTTCCCGCTCACGCCGGCCACCGACTTCCTCTCCGGGCAGACCGCGAAGTCCAACGAGAGCGGCGGGGAGCACACGAGCGACGACGAGGACGGCTTCGACTCGCTGGACTCCCGGAAGAGGGGCTCGTCTTTCGGGGACGACAAGCCCGGGGGGCCCCTGGCCAAGAAGTCCAAGGAGCAGCGGTCCCTGCGGCTCAGCATCAACGCccgggagaggaggaggatgcacGACCTGAACGACGCGCTGGACGGCCTGCGCGCCGTTATTCCCTACGCCCACAGCCCCTCGGTGAGAAAACTCTCCAAAATAGCCACCCTCCTCCTGGCCAAGAACTACATCCTCATGCAGGCTCAGGCTCTGGAGGAGATGAGGCGGCTGGTGGCGTATCTGAACCAGGGACAGACCATAACCTCACCGATCCCCACCGCCCTGGCGCCCTTTGGACAGGCTGCCGTCTACCCCTTCTCGGGCTCCGCACTCGCCACCTGTGCCGAAAAGTGCACTACTTATTCCGGGGCACCGTCGAGTCTCTTCAAACACTGTAACGACAAGCCTTGA